A genomic segment from Sphingopyxis sp. DBS4 encodes:
- the miaA gene encoding tRNA (adenosine(37)-N6)-dimethylallyltransferase MiaA gives MASPSVSSVRGRPPVVLIAGPTASGKSALAVALAKACGRAVVINADASQVYADLAILSARPAAAEMEGVPHRLFGHIDGKEACNAARWAAEAQAEIARAHAAGALPILVGGTGLYLRTLLFGIAPVPQIDPAIREAVRALPVAEAHAALAKADPEAAARLHPADATRVARALEVVRSTGRPLGEWQRAREGGIADDIALTPLILLPPRDDLRARCDARLVQMFERGAIAEVEALLARRLDPDLPAMRAIGVPQIAAHLAGAISRDEALAQAQAATRQYAKRQYTWFRHQPPADWPRHEESLNIDSIDKIAILLRDRLLTR, from the coding sequence ATGGCTTCTCCTTCTGTCTCTTCCGTTCGCGGGCGGCCGCCCGTCGTACTTATCGCCGGACCCACGGCCAGCGGCAAGAGCGCTTTGGCGGTCGCGCTCGCAAAAGCCTGCGGCCGCGCAGTGGTGATCAACGCCGACGCGAGCCAGGTCTATGCCGACCTCGCCATCCTCTCGGCGCGCCCGGCGGCAGCCGAGATGGAGGGCGTGCCGCACCGCCTTTTCGGCCATATCGACGGCAAGGAGGCGTGCAACGCCGCGCGCTGGGCGGCCGAAGCGCAGGCAGAAATCGCGCGGGCCCATGCCGCGGGCGCGCTCCCGATCCTCGTCGGCGGCACCGGCCTCTATCTTCGCACCCTGCTCTTCGGCATCGCGCCGGTACCGCAGATCGACCCGGCGATCCGCGAGGCCGTCCGCGCGCTGCCGGTCGCCGAAGCCCATGCCGCGCTGGCAAAGGCCGATCCCGAAGCCGCCGCGCGGCTCCACCCCGCAGACGCCACCCGCGTCGCCCGCGCGCTCGAGGTCGTCCGCTCGACCGGCCGCCCGCTCGGCGAGTGGCAGCGCGCGCGCGAGGGCGGCATCGCCGACGACATCGCCCTCACCCCGCTGATCCTCCTCCCGCCGCGCGACGACCTGCGCGCCCGCTGCGACGCGCGCCTCGTCCAGATGTTCGAACGGGGCGCGATCGCCGAAGTCGAAGCGCTGCTCGCGCGCCGCCTCGACCCCGATCTGCCCGCGATGCGCGCGATCGGCGTGCCGCAGATCGCGGCCCATCTGGCGGGCGCGATCAGCCGCGACGAAGCACTCGCGCAGGCGCAGGCCGCGACCCGCCAATATGCAAAGCGCCAATATACGTGGTTCCGCCACCAGCCCCCCGCCGATTGGCCGCGCCACGAAGAATCATTAAACATCGATTCCATCGACAAAATAGCAATTTTATTACGTGATAGACTGTTGACAAGATAG
- the ilvB gene encoding biosynthetic-type acetolactate synthase large subunit, whose amino-acid sequence MTEMSGADMVVQALVDLGVDTVFGYPGGAVLPIYDALYKHPTIKHILVRHEQAATHAAEGYARSTGKPGVVLVTSGPGATNAVTGITDALMDSIPMIVLTGQVPTTLIGTDAFQECDTVGITRHCTKHNYLVMDPDRLGPILHEAFHIATHGRPGPVVIDIPKNVQVATGTYSVPEIIQHASYRPQIEPDADAIAAAIDMIAAAERPVFYTGGGVINAGPGASAALRQLVSLTGAPITSTLMGLGAFPADDPKWLGMLGMHGTYESNMAMNRADLIIAVGARFDDRVTGRLDAFAPEAKKIHIDIDRSSINKIVPVDLAIAGDAGRALDALVAAWADKGHKARDYGEWWRRIDGWRAARCLDFPEKKDAAAEIMPQRAVKALFDATRGRDPIITTEVGQHQMWAAQHFGFSTPNRWLTSGGLGTMGYGFPAAVGAQIGNPNRLVVCIAGEASLQMNIQEMGTAAQYRLPVKIFILNNEWMGMVRQWQELTYESRYSNSYSDSLPDFVKLAEAYGWTGLRIDTLGELEDGIRTMLDTPGPVIVDCRVAKLANCFPMIPSGAAHTDMILQPSDVTGTMDDEAKALV is encoded by the coding sequence GTGACGGAAATGAGCGGTGCCGACATGGTGGTTCAGGCGCTGGTCGACCTCGGGGTCGACACGGTGTTCGGCTATCCGGGCGGCGCGGTCCTTCCCATCTATGACGCGCTCTACAAGCACCCGACGATCAAGCACATCCTCGTCCGCCACGAACAGGCGGCGACCCACGCGGCGGAGGGCTATGCGCGCTCGACCGGCAAGCCCGGCGTCGTGCTCGTCACTTCGGGGCCCGGCGCGACCAATGCGGTCACCGGCATCACCGACGCGCTGATGGATTCGATCCCGATGATCGTGCTGACCGGCCAGGTGCCGACGACCTTGATCGGCACCGACGCCTTCCAGGAGTGCGACACCGTCGGCATCACGCGCCACTGCACCAAGCATAATTATCTGGTGATGGACCCCGACCGGCTCGGCCCGATCCTGCACGAGGCGTTTCACATCGCGACCCACGGCCGCCCCGGCCCGGTGGTGATCGACATTCCAAAGAATGTGCAGGTCGCGACCGGCACCTATTCGGTGCCCGAGATCATCCAGCACGCCAGCTATCGCCCGCAGATCGAGCCCGACGCCGATGCGATCGCCGCCGCGATCGACATGATCGCCGCGGCCGAGCGCCCGGTCTTCTACACCGGCGGCGGCGTGATCAACGCCGGGCCCGGCGCCAGCGCGGCGCTGCGCCAGCTCGTGTCGCTGACCGGCGCGCCGATCACCTCGACCTTGATGGGGCTCGGCGCTTTTCCGGCCGACGATCCGAAGTGGCTCGGCATGCTCGGCATGCACGGCACGTACGAGTCGAACATGGCGATGAACCGCGCCGACCTGATCATCGCGGTCGGCGCGCGCTTCGACGACCGGGTGACCGGCCGCCTCGACGCCTTCGCGCCCGAAGCGAAGAAGATCCACATCGACATCGACCGCAGCTCGATCAACAAGATCGTCCCCGTCGACCTCGCGATCGCGGGCGATGCCGGGCGCGCGCTCGACGCGCTAGTCGCCGCATGGGCCGACAAGGGCCACAAGGCGCGCGACTATGGCGAATGGTGGCGCCGCATCGACGGCTGGCGCGCCGCGCGCTGCCTCGACTTCCCCGAAAAGAAGGACGCTGCCGCCGAGATCATGCCGCAGCGCGCGGTCAAGGCGTTGTTCGACGCGACGCGCGGCCGCGACCCGATCATCACCACCGAGGTCGGCCAGCACCAGATGTGGGCGGCGCAGCATTTCGGCTTCTCGACCCCCAACCGCTGGCTCACCTCGGGCGGGCTCGGCACGATGGGTTACGGCTTCCCCGCCGCGGTCGGCGCGCAGATCGGCAATCCCAATCGCCTCGTCGTCTGCATCGCGGGCGAGGCCTCGCTTCAGATGAACATTCAGGAGATGGGCACTGCGGCGCAATATCGCCTGCCGGTGAAGATCTTCATCCTCAACAATGAATGGATGGGGATGGTCCGCCAGTGGCAGGAACTGACCTATGAAAGCCGCTATTCGAACAGCTATTCGGACAGCCTGCCCGATTTCGTGAAGCTGGCCGAGGCCTATGGCTGGACGGGCCTGCGCATCGACACGCTCGGCGAGCTCGAGGACGGCATTCGCACGATGCTCGACACCCCCGGCCCGGTGATCGTCGACTGCCGCGTCGCGAAGCTCGCCAACTGCTTCCCGATGATCCCGTCGGGCGCTGCACACACCGACATGATCCTCCAGCCGAGCGACGTCACCGGCACGATGGACGACGAAGCGAAAGCGCTGGTGTGA
- the ilvN gene encoding acetolactate synthase small subunit: MKIQTEAGERHVLAVTVDNEAGVLAKITGLFTARGYNIESLTVADITADHALSRITIVTSGPPPIIDQIIAQLDRLVPVHKVVDLADHEAHVEREIALVKVAGTGDKRIEALRMADVFRAKVVDTTLTSFIFEITGNSDKVDRFIALMRECGLVEVGRTGVVAIARGAEAL, from the coding sequence ATGAAAATTCAAACCGAAGCGGGCGAGCGTCATGTGCTCGCCGTCACCGTCGACAACGAAGCCGGGGTGCTCGCCAAGATCACCGGCCTGTTCACCGCGCGCGGCTATAATATCGAAAGCCTGACCGTGGCGGACATCACCGCCGACCATGCGCTGTCGCGCATCACCATCGTCACCTCCGGCCCACCGCCGATCATCGACCAGATCATCGCGCAGCTCGACCGCCTCGTTCCCGTCCACAAGGTCGTCGACCTTGCCGACCACGAGGCGCATGTCGAGCGCGAGATCGCGCTGGTCAAGGTCGCGGGCACCGGCGACAAGCGCATCGAGGCGCTGCGCATGGCCGACGTGTTCCGCGCCAAGGTCGTCGACACGACGCTGACCAGCTTCATCTTCGAGATCACCGGCAACAGCGACAAGGTCGACCGCTTCATCGCCTTGATGCGCGAATGCGGTCTCGTCGAGGTCGGCCGCACCGGCGTCGTCGCCATCGCCCGCGGCGCGGAGGCGCTTTAG
- the ilvC gene encoding ketol-acid reductoisomerase, whose translation MQVYYDRDADQDLIKNKKVAILGYGSQGHAHAQNLRDSGVRDVAIALRPGSATAKKAEGAGFKVLSNKEAAEWADVIMIAAPDEHQAKIYYDDLADNLKPGAALAFAHGLNIHFGLIEARPDIDVFMVAPKGPGHTVRSEYQKGGGVPCLIAVAQEASGNSGNGHAKALALSYASAVGGGRSGIIETTFKEECETDLFGEQAVLCGGVTHLIQAGFETLVEAGYAPEMAYFECLHETKLIVDLLYEGGIANMRYSISNTAEYGDIKTGPRIITDETKAEMKRVLADITSGRFVKDFVLDNQAGQPELKASRKAAAAHPIEQTGAQLRAMMPWIAKNKLVDKAVN comes from the coding sequence ATGCAGGTTTACTACGATCGCGACGCCGACCAGGATCTGATCAAGAACAAGAAGGTCGCCATCCTCGGCTATGGCAGCCAGGGGCATGCCCATGCGCAGAACCTCCGCGACAGCGGCGTGCGCGACGTCGCGATCGCGCTCCGTCCCGGTTCGGCGACCGCGAAGAAGGCCGAAGGCGCAGGCTTCAAGGTGCTGTCGAACAAGGAAGCCGCCGAATGGGCCGACGTCATCATGATCGCCGCCCCCGACGAGCATCAGGCGAAAATCTATTATGACGACCTCGCCGACAATCTGAAGCCCGGCGCCGCGCTGGCCTTCGCGCACGGCCTCAACATCCACTTCGGCCTGATCGAGGCGCGTCCCGACATCGACGTCTTCATGGTCGCGCCGAAAGGCCCCGGCCACACCGTGCGCAGCGAATATCAGAAGGGCGGCGGCGTCCCCTGCCTGATCGCGGTCGCGCAGGAAGCGAGCGGCAACAGCGGCAACGGCCACGCCAAGGCGCTTGCTCTCAGCTATGCGTCGGCGGTCGGCGGCGGCCGCAGCGGCATCATCGAGACCACGTTCAAGGAAGAGTGCGAAACCGACCTGTTCGGGGAGCAGGCGGTGCTCTGCGGCGGCGTCACCCATCTGATCCAGGCGGGCTTCGAAACGCTGGTCGAGGCGGGCTATGCCCCCGAAATGGCCTATTTCGAGTGCCTCCACGAAACCAAGCTGATCGTCGACCTCCTCTATGAGGGCGGCATCGCCAACATGCGCTATTCGATCTCGAACACCGCCGAATATGGCGACATCAAGACGGGTCCGCGCATCATCACCGACGAGACCAAGGCCGAAATGAAGCGCGTCCTCGCCGACATCACCTCGGGCCGCTTCGTCAAGGATTTCGTCCTCGACAACCAGGCCGGCCAGCCCGAGCTGAAGGCGAGCCGCAAGGCCGCCGCCGCGCACCCGATCGAACAGACCGGTGCGCAGCTGCGCGCGATGATGCCGTGGATCGCCAAGAACAAGCTGGTCGACAAGGCGGTCAACTAA
- a CDS encoding DUF6151 family protein has translation MHENFHTQRPDLPFACECGAVSGTLTIDAGGDHVICHCTDCQNLAHYLGHERVLDAQGGTALYQTRCARMRLASGRDRLACVHLTDQPTLRWYAQCCRMPLFNTYANGKLPFITVQLAACDTAARDRLLGATGGHLFTHEAIGDASDLRKMSMVTLMRRFFVRAIKDVVSGDRRRAALFDPKTLAPIAPPHRLTAEERQNLWHNRSHQ, from the coding sequence GTGCACGAAAACTTCCACACCCAGCGTCCCGACCTCCCCTTCGCCTGCGAATGCGGCGCCGTTTCCGGAACGCTGACCATCGACGCCGGGGGCGATCACGTCATATGTCATTGCACCGATTGCCAGAACCTCGCTCATTATCTCGGCCACGAGCGGGTGCTCGATGCACAAGGCGGCACGGCGCTGTATCAGACGCGGTGCGCGCGGATGCGGCTGGCATCGGGCCGAGACCGGCTCGCCTGCGTCCACCTCACCGACCAGCCGACGCTGCGCTGGTATGCCCAATGTTGCCGGATGCCGCTGTTCAACACCTATGCGAACGGCAAGCTGCCCTTCATCACGGTTCAACTCGCCGCCTGCGACACTGCGGCGCGCGACCGGCTCCTCGGCGCCACCGGGGGACATCTTTTCACGCACGAGGCGATCGGCGACGCCAGCGACCTTCGCAAGATGTCCATGGTCACGCTGATGCGACGCTTCTTCGTGCGCGCCATCAAGGACGTCGTCTCGGGCGACCGTCGCCGCGCCGCGCTGTTCGATCCGAAAACGCTCGCCCCCATCGCTCCGCCACACCGGCTGACCGCCGAAGAACGGCAGAATCTGTGGCACAATCGATCCCACCAATAA
- a CDS encoding 8-amino-7-oxononanoate synthase, with protein sequence MTISPFHAHRKGLDALAAADRRRALAPRAGADFASNDYLALAGSYALNEALAAGLQRGLPAGSGGSRLLRGNHDEHEALEAHAARHYGSEAALFFPTGFAANAALFATLPQRGDLVVHDELIHASAHDGMKLGRAGRVDAHHNDAQAFDDIIARWRRGGGSGTPWIAVESLYSMDGDRAPLADLAAVAHRHDAVLIVDEAHATGVYGPAGQGLAHDLSRRDNLITLHTCGKALGCEGALLCGPAIVRDFIVNRGRPFIFSTAPSPLTAWLVRQALEIVANEPERAARLQGLVRHAETRLAALGLPASGSQIIPVVIGDNGRTMRIAAALQAAGFDVRGIRPPTVPEGTARLRIAITLNVGEREVDAMVDALATAMAEA encoded by the coding sequence ATGACCATCTCCCCCTTCCACGCCCACCGCAAGGGTCTCGACGCGCTCGCCGCCGCCGATCGCCGCCGCGCGCTCGCGCCGCGCGCCGGCGCCGATTTCGCCTCGAACGACTATCTCGCGCTCGCCGGCTCCTACGCGCTCAATGAAGCGCTGGCGGCGGGTCTTCAGCGCGGGCTGCCGGCGGGCTCGGGCGGCTCGCGCCTGCTGCGCGGCAATCATGACGAGCATGAGGCGCTCGAAGCCCATGCCGCGCGCCATTACGGCAGCGAGGCAGCGCTCTTCTTCCCCACCGGCTTCGCCGCCAATGCCGCGCTGTTCGCGACGCTGCCGCAGCGCGGCGACCTCGTCGTCCATGACGAACTCATCCACGCGAGCGCGCACGACGGGATGAAGCTCGGCCGCGCCGGGCGCGTCGACGCGCACCACAACGACGCGCAGGCATTCGACGACATCATCGCGCGCTGGCGGCGCGGCGGCGGCAGCGGGACGCCGTGGATCGCGGTCGAAAGCCTCTATTCGATGGACGGCGACCGCGCCCCGCTCGCCGATCTCGCCGCGGTCGCCCACCGCCACGACGCCGTGCTCATCGTCGACGAAGCCCATGCGACCGGTGTCTACGGTCCCGCGGGCCAAGGCCTCGCGCACGATCTCAGCCGCCGCGACAATCTGATCACTCTCCACACCTGCGGCAAGGCGCTCGGCTGCGAAGGCGCGCTGCTCTGCGGGCCGGCGATCGTCCGCGACTTCATCGTCAACCGCGGCCGCCCCTTCATCTTCTCGACCGCCCCGTCGCCGCTGACGGCATGGCTCGTCCGCCAGGCGCTCGAAATCGTCGCGAACGAGCCCGAACGGGCGGCGCGGCTTCAGGGCCTCGTCCGCCATGCCGAAACCCGCCTCGCCGCGCTCGGCCTGCCCGCCAGCGGCAGCCAGATCATCCCGGTCGTCATCGGCGACAACGGCCGCACCATGCGGATCGCCGCCGCGCTGCAGGCCGCGGGCTTCGACGTCCGCGGCATCCGCCCGCCGACGGTGCCGGAGGGCACCGCGCGCCTTCGCATCGCGATCACCCTCAACGTCGGCGAGCGCGAGGTCGATGCAATGGTCGACGCGCTGGCCACCGCGATGGCAGAGGCATGA
- the bioD gene encoding dethiobiotin synthase, with product MTRFVVTGTDTGIGKTIFSAALAGALGVPYWKPIQSGLEEETDSEIVARLAGVSVRPEAYRLVTPASPHLAAEIDGVEIDPDALTPPDGALIVEGAGGVLVPVTRTLLYADLFARWRIPVIVCARTGLGTINHSLLTIEALKRRGVAIHGLAFLGEAMPDSEAIIAKLGGVRRLGRLPIVDPLTPEELAEAFAANFDSADFG from the coding sequence ATGACCCGCTTCGTCGTCACCGGCACCGACACCGGCATCGGCAAGACGATCTTCTCCGCCGCGCTCGCCGGCGCGCTCGGCGTCCCCTATTGGAAGCCGATCCAGTCGGGCCTCGAAGAGGAGACCGACAGCGAAATTGTCGCGCGCCTCGCGGGCGTTTCCGTGCGTCCCGAAGCCTACCGCCTCGTCACCCCCGCCTCGCCGCACCTCGCGGCCGAAATCGACGGCGTGGAAATCGACCCCGACGCGCTGACGCCCCCCGATGGCGCCTTGATCGTCGAGGGGGCCGGCGGCGTCCTCGTCCCCGTCACGCGCACGCTGCTTTACGCCGACCTGTTCGCGCGCTGGCGCATCCCGGTGATCGTCTGCGCGCGCACCGGCCTCGGCACGATCAACCACAGCCTGCTGACGATCGAAGCGCTGAAACGCCGGGGCGTCGCAATCCACGGCCTCGCCTTCCTCGGCGAAGCGATGCCCGACAGTGAGGCGATCATCGCCAAGCTCGGCGGCGTCCGCCGTCTCGGCCGCCTGCCCATCGTCGATCCGCTGACGCCCGAAGAACTCGCCGAAGCCTTCGCCGCAAACTTCGATTCAGCCGATTTCGGCTAG
- a CDS encoding long-chain-fatty-acid--CoA ligase produces MSVEQRDTFPALARHLAVAAPDAPAFIVDGEAIGFAAFEARARRVAAALRRDGVGAGSRVAWLSKNHISGFELWLAANMVGATFVPLNWRLAAGELAFIVADAEAPILFVSPEFDAIARQASAGLALRIVGLGSEWGAWLDGADADASDVVAGTAEDISLQLYTSGTTGKPKGAMLSHRALLGARPAWRDLDWYRWDESDVGLLAMPMFHIGGMGWALMAFDSGRPSVILPEFDTEAILTLIDERAFSKIFLVPAALQLLIDHPRADAIDFGGLKTVLYGASPMPLAVLDRAMQRLRCDFAQQYGMTETAGTVVALAPDDHRPGNPRLASAGKALPGVELEIRGPSGERLPAGETGQIAIRSVANLSGYWRRPEASAEAIDGDGWLLTGDAAYLDADGYLFVRDRLNDMIISGGENVYPAEVESLLSAHPAIVEAAIVGLPDARWGEAVTAAVVLRDESVADADIAAWMRGRIAAYKIPKRIARFAVLPRNGAGKILRRAIREELAASAKKPG; encoded by the coding sequence ATGAGCGTCGAGCAGCGCGATACCTTCCCGGCACTTGCGCGTCATCTGGCCGTCGCCGCCCCCGATGCGCCGGCTTTCATCGTCGATGGCGAAGCGATCGGTTTCGCCGCATTCGAGGCACGCGCGCGGCGTGTCGCGGCCGCTTTGCGGCGCGACGGCGTGGGGGCGGGAAGCCGCGTCGCCTGGCTGTCGAAGAACCATATTTCAGGCTTTGAATTGTGGCTCGCCGCGAACATGGTGGGCGCGACCTTTGTTCCGCTCAACTGGCGGCTTGCCGCGGGCGAGCTTGCCTTCATCGTCGCCGATGCCGAGGCGCCGATCCTGTTCGTCTCCCCCGAGTTCGACGCGATCGCGCGGCAGGCGAGCGCGGGACTCGCCCTTCGGATCGTCGGCCTGGGAAGCGAATGGGGCGCGTGGCTGGACGGCGCCGATGCCGATGCGTCCGATGTCGTCGCGGGAACGGCCGAGGATATTTCGCTTCAGCTCTATACTTCGGGAACGACCGGCAAGCCCAAGGGGGCGATGCTCAGCCACCGCGCGTTGCTCGGCGCACGGCCTGCGTGGCGCGATCTCGACTGGTATCGCTGGGACGAGAGCGACGTCGGTCTGCTCGCGATGCCGATGTTCCACATCGGCGGCATGGGCTGGGCGCTGATGGCGTTCGATTCGGGGCGGCCGAGCGTCATCCTGCCCGAATTCGATACCGAGGCGATCCTGACGCTGATCGACGAGCGGGCCTTTTCGAAGATTTTCCTCGTTCCCGCGGCGTTGCAGCTTCTGATCGATCATCCGCGCGCCGACGCGATCGATTTCGGCGGGCTGAAGACGGTGCTCTATGGCGCAAGCCCGATGCCGCTCGCCGTGCTCGACCGGGCGATGCAGCGGCTTCGCTGCGATTTCGCGCAGCAATATGGCATGACCGAAACCGCCGGAACCGTCGTCGCATTGGCGCCCGATGATCATCGGCCGGGCAATCCGCGCCTCGCCTCGGCGGGCAAGGCTTTGCCGGGCGTCGAACTCGAAATCCGCGGCCCGTCGGGCGAGAGACTGCCTGCCGGTGAAACCGGACAGATCGCCATCCGGTCGGTCGCCAACCTCAGCGGCTATTGGCGCCGGCCCGAAGCGAGCGCGGAGGCGATCGACGGCGACGGCTGGCTGCTGACCGGCGATGCGGCCTATCTCGACGCGGACGGCTATCTCTTCGTGCGCGACCGGCTCAACGACATGATCATCAGCGGCGGCGAGAATGTCTATCCGGCGGAGGTCGAATCTTTGTTGTCCGCACATCCCGCGATCGTCGAGGCGGCGATCGTCGGCCTGCCCGACGCGCGCTGGGGCGAGGCGGTGACGGCCGCGGTCGTGCTGCGCGACGAGAGCGTCGCGGACGCCGATATCGCGGCGTGGATGCGCGGGCGGATCGCGGCCTACAAGATTCCCAAGCGGATCGCGCGTTTCGCCGTCTTGCCGCGCAACGGCGCCGGCAAGATTCTTCGCCGTGCGATCAGGGAAGAGCTGGCGGCATCCGCAAAGAAGCCCGGCTGA
- a CDS encoding D-isomer specific 2-hydroxyacid dehydrogenase family protein, which produces MKAVLHYGASPGFRASLAGLADGLDIVVVDEESPDFAREIADAEILLHVLKPVTRAMIEGAPQLRLIQKIGVGVNTIDLDAARSRGVAVANMPGTNSQAVAELALGLMLSVLRRIPALDAMTKGGRQWSPEPALIDSCGEICGRTVGFLGFGEVPRRLAGAIEALGGSVLRHDPAAAPDAPGRAVDLDTLFGESDILSLHVPLTDATRHIVDAARLGRMRPGAVLINTARGELVDEKALYDAIAEGRLRGAGLDVFEAEPVRADNPLLTLPGIVATPHLAWLTPETLARSMAVAGENYRRLAAGEPLLHQVV; this is translated from the coding sequence ATGAAGGCGGTCCTCCATTATGGTGCGAGCCCCGGCTTTCGCGCGTCGCTCGCGGGGCTCGCCGACGGGCTGGATATCGTGGTGGTCGACGAGGAGAGCCCCGATTTCGCCCGCGAGATCGCCGACGCCGAAATATTGCTCCATGTGCTGAAGCCGGTGACACGCGCGATGATCGAAGGAGCGCCGCAGCTTCGCCTGATCCAGAAGATCGGCGTCGGGGTGAATACGATCGATCTCGACGCGGCGCGGTCGCGCGGCGTCGCGGTCGCGAACATGCCCGGCACCAACAGCCAGGCGGTGGCCGAACTGGCGCTCGGGCTGATGCTTTCGGTGCTGCGCCGCATCCCCGCGCTCGACGCGATGACCAAGGGCGGACGCCAATGGTCGCCCGAGCCGGCGCTGATCGATTCCTGCGGCGAAATATGCGGGCGGACGGTCGGTTTCCTCGGCTTCGGCGAAGTGCCGCGGCGGCTTGCCGGGGCGATCGAGGCGCTCGGCGGCAGCGTGCTGCGCCACGATCCCGCCGCGGCGCCCGATGCGCCGGGGCGCGCGGTCGATCTCGATACCCTGTTCGGCGAAAGCGACATCTTGTCGCTGCACGTGCCGCTGACCGACGCGACGCGCCATATCGTCGATGCCGCCCGGCTCGGCCGGATGCGGCCGGGGGCGGTGCTGATCAACACGGCGCGCGGCGAGCTGGTCGACGAAAAGGCGCTTTACGATGCCATCGCCGAAGGACGGCTGCGCGGCGCCGGGCTCGACGTGTTCGAGGCCGAACCGGTGCGGGCGGACAACCCGTTGTTGACGTTGCCCGGGATCGTCGCGACGCCGCACCTCGCCTGGCTGACGCCCGAGACGCTGGCGCGCAGCATGGCGGTCGCGGGCGAAAATTACCGGCGGCTGGCGGCGGGCGAGCCGCTGCTGCATCAGGTCGTTTGA
- the eno gene encoding phosphopyruvate hydratase encodes MNNNIAQVRARSVWDSRGRPTVEAEVHLAGGAIGRAIAPAGASRGKYEAVDLRDGGSRFGGMGVERAVAAVNGEIAPLLIGADAREQDQIDARLCRADGTPNKGRVGGNATVAVSMAAAHAAAAAEGVPLWRWLSRGGPVSLPLPEIQIFGGGAHAGRRTDIQDFMIMVPKAASIREVLEVTGDVYRAAGEVMQDRDRMVGTADEGGWWPMFDTNEQALETLVEAIERAGHRPGEDVFISLDIAASEFAEGNGYVLALDDARSSSEEMVERVCDWAARYPILSIEDPVGQDDTPGMVAVTRRLGGRIQIIGDDYLVTNSDRVDAAAAAGACNAVLVKVNQAGSLSEAKAALDAAQRRQWGTIVSARSGETEDVTIAHLAVGWNARQLKVGSFARSERMAKWNELLRIEEALGADNRFDGIRAFAPGVSAALGA; translated from the coding sequence ATGAACAACAATATCGCTCAAGTCCGTGCGCGTTCGGTGTGGGATTCGCGCGGGCGGCCGACCGTCGAGGCGGAAGTGCATCTTGCTGGCGGGGCCATCGGGCGGGCGATCGCGCCCGCGGGGGCGTCGCGCGGGAAATATGAAGCGGTCGACCTGCGCGACGGCGGCAGCCGCTTCGGCGGCATGGGGGTCGAGCGCGCCGTCGCGGCGGTGAACGGCGAGATCGCGCCGCTGCTGATCGGCGCCGACGCGCGCGAGCAGGACCAGATCGACGCGCGCCTCTGCCGCGCCGACGGCACGCCGAACAAGGGCCGCGTCGGCGGCAATGCGACCGTCGCGGTATCGATGGCGGCCGCGCACGCCGCCGCCGCGGCCGAGGGCGTGCCGCTGTGGCGCTGGCTGTCGCGCGGCGGCCCGGTCTCGCTGCCGCTGCCCGAAATCCAGATCTTCGGCGGCGGCGCGCACGCCGGGCGGCGCACCGACATCCAGGATTTCATGATCATGGTGCCGAAGGCGGCATCGATCCGCGAGGTGCTGGAGGTGACGGGCGACGTCTATCGCGCGGCAGGCGAGGTGATGCAGGACCGCGACCGCATGGTCGGCACTGCCGACGAGGGCGGCTGGTGGCCGATGTTCGACACCAACGAACAGGCGCTGGAAACGCTGGTCGAAGCGATCGAGCGCGCCGGCCATCGCCCCGGCGAGGACGTCTTCATCTCGCTCGACATCGCAGCGAGCGAGTTCGCGGAAGGCAATGGCTATGTGCTCGCGCTCGACGATGCACGGTCGTCGAGCGAGGAGATGGTCGAGCGCGTCTGCGACTGGGCCGCGCGCTATCCGATCCTGTCGATCGAGGATCCGGTGGGGCAGGACGACACGCCGGGCATGGTCGCGGTGACGCGGCGGCTCGGCGGACGCATCCAGATCATCGGTGACGATTATCTGGTCACCAACAGCGACCGCGTCGACGCGGCGGCGGCGGCGGGCGCGTGCAATGCGGTGCTCGTCAAGGTCAACCAGGCCGGGTCGCTCAGCGAAGCGAAGGCGGCGCTCGACGCGGCGCAGCGCCGGCAATGGGGGACGATCGTGTCGGCCCGGTCGGGCGAGACCGAGGATGTGACGATCGCGCATCTCGCGGTCGGCTGGAACGCCCGCCAGCTCAAGGTCGGCTCCTTCGCGCGCTCGGAGCGCATGGCGAAATGGAACGAACTGCTGCGGATCGAGGAAGCGCTGGGGGCCGACAATCGCTTCGACGGCATCCGCGCCTTCGCGCCCGGCGTTTCGGCGGCCCTCGGCGCATGA